One Manihot esculenta cultivar AM560-2 chromosome 6, M.esculenta_v8, whole genome shotgun sequence DNA segment encodes these proteins:
- the LOC110616677 gene encoding non-specific lipid-transfer protein C, cotyledon-specific isoform yields MKNGFFSVLILLSFLFCLANVNEAAVPCSTVDAKAAACVGFATGKATTPSPACCSGLQQLAQTVKTVDDKKAICRCLKAASGSLGIKDQFLSKIPGACHINVGFPVSTSVNCETIH; encoded by the exons ATGAAGAACGGATTCTTCTCtgtgctcatcctcctctcctTTCTCTTCTGCCTGGCTAACGTCAACGAGGCTGCAGTTCCATGCAGCACTGTCGACGCAAAGGCAGCTGCCTGTGTTGGGTTCGCCACCGGCAAGGCCACGACTCCGTCTCCTGCATGCTGCAGTGGGCTGCAACAGCTCGCTCAAACAGTCAAAACGGTTGATGACAAGAAAGCTATTTGCAGGTGCTTGAAGGCTGCCTCCGGGTCTTTGGGAATTAAAGATCAGTTCTTGAGCAAGATTCCTGGAGCTTGCCACATTAACGTTGGCTTCCCTGTCTCCACCAGCGTCAACTGTGAAAC GATTCACTAA